One Tepidisphaeraceae bacterium DNA segment encodes these proteins:
- a CDS encoding biotin--[acetyl-CoA-carboxylase] ligase — protein MIQRTFHTALRTLGIDRLVTYYDKTDSTNTRAALAAKAGTAGDGDIFIAGAQTAGRGSDGKPWDSAEPVGLWMSIVFLEPLRTPALSLLPAVALATVLRSDHGIAAHLKWPNDVLVGTSEQTRKIAGILIESCDTPTGRAWVMGIGLNLRQSQFDGPLANIATSVRQQTGGDVAIPGFFASLVKAIDALERSSADLPAVWMEMSRMPGRTITLRRHGTQTPARVDGVTAEGYLRITHADGRRETLVGVTGIDIDPRY, from the coding sequence ATGATTCAGCGGACGTTCCACACCGCCCTGCGCACCCTCGGCATCGATCGGCTGGTAACCTATTACGACAAGACGGATTCGACGAACACCCGCGCTGCACTCGCTGCGAAGGCAGGCACCGCCGGTGATGGTGACATCTTCATCGCCGGCGCGCAAACCGCGGGCCGTGGCAGTGATGGCAAACCGTGGGACTCGGCAGAACCGGTCGGCCTTTGGATGTCGATCGTCTTTCTCGAACCGCTGCGCACGCCGGCGCTATCGCTGTTGCCCGCGGTGGCGCTGGCGACGGTGCTGCGGAGTGATCATGGCATCGCAGCGCACCTGAAGTGGCCGAACGACGTTCTCGTCGGCACCAGCGAGCAGACACGCAAGATCGCGGGCATCCTGATCGAATCGTGCGACACCCCCACAGGCCGCGCTTGGGTGATGGGCATCGGCCTCAATCTTCGCCAGTCGCAGTTCGACGGGCCGCTCGCGAACATTGCGACGTCGGTGCGACAGCAGACGGGTGGCGACGTCGCCATCCCGGGCTTCTTCGCTTCGCTCGTCAAAGCGATCGATGCGCTAGAGCGGTCGTCTGCCGACCTCCCGGCGGTATGGATGGAGATGAGCCGCATGCCCGGCCGCACGATCACCCTCCGGCGACACGGTACGCAGACACCGGCACGCGTGGATGGGGTGACGGCGGAGGGTTACCTCCGCATCACGCACGCCGACGGGCGGCGGGAAACGCTGGTCGGCGTCACCGGCATCGACATCGATCCACGGTACTAA
- the atzF gene encoding allophanate hydrolase codes for MQNDVLSLDSITTLREQLTRGDVRPRDVVAAVLSRLASSRHEHVWISRATDDALATRADELERLGPSPARALYGIPFAVKDNIDVAGMPTTAACPAFAYTPTEDATVVRRLLDAGAIFVGKTNLDQFATGLVGTRSPHGAPRCVFNSDYVSGGSSSGSAVAVAGGLVSFALGTDTAGSGRVPAAFNSLIGLKPTKGRLSTRGVVPACRSLDCVSIFAGRVPDAAAVLAVAQGFDAEDAFSRAAPAAPASLAAYGETFRFGVPREDQLKFFGDTAARDLYVASLEQLQRIGGQRVTIDYEPFDATARLLYGGAFVAERYAAVGKFISEHPDATHRVVRTIIEGASKFSAADAFEATYQLAALRRQTEPVWDEVDILALPTTGTIYRVDELLADPISLNANLGYYTNFVNLLDLSALAVPAGFRPNGLPFGITFVAPAWHEEPLCTLALRYRTLAGAT; via the coding sequence GTGCGGCCGCGCGACGTTGTGGCGGCGGTGCTATCGCGCCTTGCGTCGTCGCGGCACGAGCACGTCTGGATCAGCCGCGCGACCGATGACGCGCTGGCTACGCGGGCGGATGAACTCGAGCGCCTCGGCCCCTCGCCGGCTCGCGCGCTCTATGGCATCCCGTTCGCTGTGAAGGACAACATCGACGTCGCGGGCATGCCCACGACGGCCGCCTGCCCGGCGTTCGCGTACACGCCGACGGAAGACGCGACGGTGGTGCGTCGGCTGTTGGACGCGGGCGCGATCTTCGTCGGCAAGACGAACCTCGACCAGTTCGCGACCGGCCTGGTCGGCACGCGCTCGCCTCACGGCGCGCCGCGGTGCGTGTTCAACAGCGACTACGTCTCCGGTGGTTCCAGTAGTGGCTCGGCCGTCGCGGTGGCGGGCGGGCTCGTGAGCTTCGCCCTCGGCACCGACACCGCCGGCTCCGGTCGCGTGCCGGCGGCGTTCAACAGTCTGATCGGCCTGAAGCCCACGAAGGGTCGGCTCAGCACCCGCGGTGTAGTGCCGGCGTGCCGGTCGCTCGACTGCGTCTCGATCTTCGCCGGCCGCGTGCCCGATGCCGCGGCCGTGCTCGCGGTGGCGCAGGGCTTCGATGCGGAAGACGCGTTCTCGCGCGCGGCACCGGCGGCACCGGCATCACTGGCCGCGTACGGTGAGACGTTCCGGTTCGGTGTGCCGCGGGAGGACCAGCTGAAGTTCTTCGGCGACACCGCGGCGCGCGACCTGTACGTCGCCTCGCTCGAACAGTTGCAGCGCATCGGCGGACAACGCGTGACGATCGACTACGAGCCCTTCGACGCCACCGCCCGCCTGCTCTACGGCGGCGCATTCGTCGCCGAGCGTTACGCCGCGGTGGGCAAGTTCATCAGTGAACATCCCGATGCTACGCACAGGGTCGTGCGCACGATCATCGAGGGCGCTAGCAAGTTCTCCGCTGCCGACGCGTTCGAAGCCACCTATCAGCTGGCGGCGCTGCGCCGGCAGACGGAGCCGGTGTGGGACGAGGTCGACATCCTCGCGCTGCCCACCACCGGCACGATCTACCGCGTGGACGAACTGCTGGCCGACCCGATCTCGCTGAACGCGAACCTCGGCTACTACACGAACTTCGTGAACCTGCTCGACCTGAGCGCGCTGGCCGTGCCCGCGGGGTTCCGGCCGAACGGGTTGCCGTTCGGCATCACGTTCGTCGCGCCGGCGTGGCACGAGGAACCACTCTGTACGCTGGCGCTGCGATATCGCACGCTCGCCGGCGCAACGTGA